CGCTTGTTTGTCCGAAATACCGCCGGGCAGTATTTTTTGCGAAACACTTCGAGCACGCTGGGCCACTACATTTGCAGGTGGCCCCACCGGCGAGGCAAAAGTGTCGACCATAAAAGCGTCTGTAGCAAGAAAGAACAGGTCCGCCGGAAGAACTCGCGTGTCGAATCCCGCTCTGGCTGAGCCGATTCGATTGCGCGGCGTTGCCCGAGCGGTGGAAGTTGCGTACGATGCCGCCGACCTTGGTGTAGTTGCGACCACAACGCGCCAGTCTCCTGAAACGGCCACGATGAAACCGCACCGATTTGACGAGCTATTTTCGGCTTACATCAGCTTGGCAAGTTTACTTTGCAAGGCCAATGATGCCAGCGCGCTCATGCTCATGCTCAGCGGTCCGACCGATTGGAAAGAACTTCGCGAAAGCGTCGATAAACTCCGGATTGTCGTTGTAGCCGATACCCCCCAAGAACTCGCTGGTGCAGAGGATGCAGGCCTCGCCACGATCGTCCAAAACATGGCCGATTCGCCAGTGATCGAAAAAATGACCCAGGCGCTCCTCACCGGCGTGGCTCGCGAAATACTCACCCCTGGCGACGGTGTGGTGGTGGTTTACAGCGGGTTCGAAGCCGACGTCCTCGACTCCATCAGCTTCATCCGGCTCGATGAACACCTGGGACGCCTCACCGCACGCGATCTCAAACAGCTCGAAACTAGCGTCCCTCTCGAGACCTTGAAAACGGTGGTCGATTTGGCGGTCGAAATTGGTCGCGAAGGGCGCGAGGGAAAAGCGGTCGGCACCCTGTTTGTCGTTGGCGATACCCGTAAGGTGCTCCAGCATTGTCAGCCCGCTGGCTACGACCCGGTGAAGGGCTACACACGTCCCGAGCGCGATCTCGACGACCCTCGTGTCCGCGAAGCGGTGAA
This window of the Pirellula staleyi DSM 6068 genome carries:
- a CDS encoding diadenylate cyclase; this translates as MSNPALAEPIRLRGVARAVEVAYDAADLGVVATTTRQSPETATMKPHRFDELFSAYISLASLLCKANDASALMLMLSGPTDWKELRESVDKLRIVVVADTPQELAGAEDAGLATIVQNMADSPVIEKMTQALLTGVAREILTPGDGVVVVYSGFEADVLDSISFIRLDEHLGRLTARDLKQLETSVPLETLKTVVDLAVEIGREGREGKAVGTLFVVGDTRKVLQHCQPAGYDPVKGYTRPERDLDDPRVREAVKEIAVLDGAFIVSPEGIVEKSAQLVDAPYADLTLSKGLGARHWAGAAISKSTNAIAVVVSQSSGTVRIFQNGQVVLRIEPLRQAMKWKDFEYEPPPADE